Proteins from one Catenuloplanes atrovinosus genomic window:
- a CDS encoding winged helix-turn-helix transcriptional regulator — MPTSRSYQDPCGIARALDVVGERWALLVVRELLLGGRRFSDLRRALPRASSNMLADRLRELESHGVVHRPRPPLYELTPWGRDLEPVLLSLGSWALREVPVPDGPLHLSAVSILLFLRGSLRSPVPLTLRVDLDETPWTVRTSGAGTEVEQGAPETADAALATTPLILNDLAAAGFGAALDAALADGRVTATGDLPALRGLRVA, encoded by the coding sequence GTGCCGACCAGCCGCAGCTATCAGGACCCGTGCGGGATCGCCCGCGCGCTCGACGTGGTGGGCGAGCGGTGGGCGCTGCTGGTCGTCCGCGAGCTGCTGCTCGGCGGTCGCCGCTTCTCCGACCTGCGCCGCGCGCTGCCCCGGGCCAGCTCCAACATGCTGGCCGACCGGCTGCGCGAGCTGGAGTCGCACGGCGTGGTGCACCGGCCGCGGCCGCCGCTCTACGAACTCACCCCGTGGGGTCGTGACCTGGAGCCGGTGCTGCTGTCGCTGGGCTCCTGGGCGCTGCGCGAGGTCCCGGTGCCGGACGGGCCGCTGCACCTGAGCGCGGTCTCGATCCTGCTGTTCCTGCGCGGCTCGCTGCGCTCGCCGGTGCCGCTGACGCTGCGCGTCGACCTGGACGAGACCCCGTGGACGGTGCGCACCTCCGGCGCCGGCACCGAGGTCGAGCAGGGCGCGCCGGAGACCGCGGACGCCGCGCTGGCCACCACGCCGCTGATCCTCAACGACCTGGCCGCCGCCGGGTTCGGCGCGGCACTGGACGCGGCGCTCGCGGACGGCCGCGTCACCGCCACCGGCGATCTGCCCGCGCTGCGCGGCCTGCGGGTGGCGTGA
- the serA gene encoding phosphoglycerate dehydrogenase, with protein sequence MIDDGKARVLLLENIHPDAVARFESEGYVVEAVSSALDEEELISRIDGVRLLGIRSKTRVTARVIDAAKDLAAIGAFCIGTDQIDQAAASESGIAVFNAPFSNTRSVVELALAEIIALTRRLTEKNNGMHAGVWDKAADGSHEVRGRRLGIVGYGNIGTQLSVLAEALGMRVYFYDSADKLSLGNARRCSTLNELLDVADIVTIHVDGRPGNSGFFGDEQFARMKPGSIFLNLSRGMVIDHEALRRHLENGHIAGAAVDVFPVEPKGRGDEFQSGLRGLPNVILTPHIGGSTEEAQADIGAFVSNKLVTYLTEGNTTLSVNLPSVALPPHGEGHRLVYLHRNTPGVLAQVNRVLAEHAVNVEGQLLATKGEYGYLLTDIGIDFTPDLVNQLAALPQTVRLRVIA encoded by the coding sequence ATGATCGACGACGGTAAGGCGCGAGTCCTTCTCCTGGAGAACATCCACCCCGACGCGGTGGCCCGGTTCGAGTCCGAGGGCTATGTCGTCGAGGCTGTCTCCTCCGCGCTCGACGAGGAGGAGCTCATCTCCCGGATCGACGGGGTCAGGCTGCTCGGCATCCGGTCCAAGACCAGGGTGACCGCGCGCGTGATCGACGCGGCGAAGGACCTGGCCGCGATCGGCGCGTTCTGCATCGGCACGGACCAGATCGACCAGGCCGCCGCGTCCGAGTCCGGCATCGCGGTGTTCAACGCGCCGTTCTCCAACACGCGCAGCGTGGTCGAGCTGGCGCTCGCCGAGATCATCGCGCTGACCCGCCGGCTCACCGAGAAGAACAACGGCATGCACGCCGGCGTGTGGGACAAGGCGGCCGACGGCAGCCACGAGGTCCGCGGCCGGCGGCTCGGCATCGTCGGGTACGGCAACATCGGCACCCAGCTGTCCGTGCTCGCCGAGGCGCTGGGCATGCGGGTCTACTTCTACGACAGCGCGGACAAGCTGTCGCTGGGCAACGCGCGCCGATGCAGCACGCTGAACGAGCTGCTGGACGTGGCCGACATCGTCACGATCCACGTGGACGGCCGGCCGGGCAACAGCGGCTTCTTCGGCGACGAGCAGTTCGCCCGGATGAAGCCGGGCAGCATCTTCCTCAACCTGTCCCGCGGCATGGTGATCGACCACGAGGCGCTGCGCCGCCACCTGGAGAACGGGCACATCGCGGGCGCGGCCGTGGACGTCTTCCCGGTCGAGCCGAAGGGGCGCGGCGACGAGTTCCAGTCCGGGCTGCGCGGCCTGCCGAACGTGATCCTCACGCCGCACATCGGCGGCTCCACCGAGGAGGCGCAGGCGGACATCGGCGCGTTCGTGTCGAACAAGCTGGTCACCTACCTGACCGAGGGCAACACCACGCTCAGCGTGAACCTGCCGTCCGTGGCGCTGCCGCCGCACGGCGAGGGGCACCGGCTGGTCTACCTGCACCGCAACACGCCGGGCGTGCTGGCGCAGGTCAACCGGGTGCTGGCGGAGCACGCGGTGAACGTGGAGGGTCAGCTGCTGGCCACCAAGGGCGAGTACGGCTACCTGCTCACCGACATCGGCATCGACTTCACGCCGGACCTGGTGAACCAGCTCGCCGCGCTGCCCCAGACCGTACGGCTGCGGGTCATCGCCTGA
- a CDS encoding LLM class flavin-dependent oxidoreductase, with product MEFGLDTFGDVTVGPDGKRLPYAQVIRDVVEQAVLAERVGVDAFGVGEHHRDDFAVSAPEIVLAAIAARTSTIRLGTAVTVLSSDDPVRVFERFATLDAVSRGRAEIVLGRGSFTESFPLFGYELRDYEKLFSEKLDLMVRLLDEGPVTWTGSVRPGLAEQQVYPKTESGRITTWIGVGGSPESVIRAASHRLPLVLAIIGGEPARFAPYVELYHRALGELGAPELPVAVHAPGFVADTDAEAADTLWPHLRVIMDRIGRERGWPPMTRRRFDSDIAEGALHVGSPETVAQKIARTVRALGIQRFDLKYSNGTLPHEAMSRSIELYGTEVIPRVRALLAD from the coding sequence GTGGAATTCGGGCTGGACACCTTCGGCGACGTGACCGTCGGTCCGGACGGGAAACGGTTGCCGTACGCACAGGTCATCCGTGACGTGGTGGAGCAGGCCGTGCTGGCCGAGCGGGTGGGCGTGGACGCGTTCGGCGTCGGCGAGCACCATCGGGACGACTTCGCGGTGTCCGCGCCGGAGATCGTGCTGGCCGCGATCGCCGCGCGCACCTCGACGATCAGGCTCGGGACGGCCGTGACCGTGCTCAGCTCCGACGACCCGGTGCGCGTGTTCGAGCGGTTCGCGACGCTGGACGCGGTGTCGCGCGGGCGCGCCGAGATCGTCCTCGGCCGCGGCTCGTTCACCGAGTCGTTCCCGCTGTTCGGCTACGAGCTGCGCGACTACGAGAAGCTGTTCTCCGAGAAGCTGGACCTGATGGTGAGGCTGCTCGACGAGGGCCCGGTGACCTGGACGGGTTCGGTCCGGCCCGGGCTGGCGGAGCAGCAGGTCTACCCGAAGACCGAGTCCGGGCGGATCACCACGTGGATCGGCGTGGGCGGCAGCCCGGAGTCGGTGATCCGCGCGGCGAGCCACCGGCTGCCGCTGGTACTGGCGATCATCGGTGGCGAGCCGGCCCGGTTCGCGCCCTACGTCGAGCTGTACCACCGCGCGCTGGGCGAGCTGGGCGCGCCGGAGCTGCCGGTCGCGGTGCACGCGCCCGGGTTCGTGGCGGACACCGACGCCGAGGCCGCGGACACGCTCTGGCCGCACCTGCGTGTGATCATGGACCGGATCGGCCGGGAGCGCGGCTGGCCGCCCATGACCCGGCGCCGGTTCGACTCGGACATCGCGGAGGGCGCGCTGCACGTCGGCTCGCCGGAGACGGTGGCGCAGAAGATCGCCCGGACCGTGCGCGCGCTCGGCATCCAGCGCTTCGACCTCAAGTACTCCAACGGCACGCTGCCGCACGAGGCGATGAGCCGGTCCATCGAGCTGTACGGCACCGAGGTGATCCCGCGGGTGCGCGCGCTGCTCGCGGATTGA
- a CDS encoding serine hydrolase domain-containing protein codes for MSLDVIRSTLGDRLPALLSRFQVPGAVLAVDAGGERFALAHGVLNTRTGVEATTDALFQVGSITKVWTTTLIMQLADEGLLELDTPVRHYLPELRLGDPDAAETVTVRQLLCHTGGFEGDLFTDTGRGDDCVARFVATLGDTPQLFPPGTMLSYNNAGFAVLGRVVEVLRGRPFDVCLRESLAVPLGVTAFATDAYEAILHRTAVGHIRPSADAPLAPAPVWSLPRSNAPAGSMLAMSAGDLLLFARMHLSGGAGLLSPDGVKAMQQRAADRPAPGMPGAGWGLGWEIMNDAGTVIGHDGGTIGQAAFLRVVPDRDVAAVLLTNGGDAVSLYLSLLPPLLRELTGIALPAPAEVPADPAPFDAARYLGVYSSRVAELTVSRDGDGRVWLHDAPKGIFTQLGPPAPAQELVHLTGDTLIVRDHPGLAHPVYAFLGDDGHGRSLYLHGGRATRRRAVRQP; via the coding sequence ATGTCTCTCGATGTGATCAGGTCGACGCTGGGTGACCGTCTCCCCGCCCTGCTGTCCCGCTTCCAGGTGCCCGGCGCGGTGCTGGCGGTGGACGCGGGCGGCGAACGGTTCGCGCTCGCGCACGGCGTGCTCAACACGCGGACCGGCGTCGAGGCGACCACCGACGCGCTGTTCCAGGTCGGCTCGATCACCAAGGTCTGGACCACCACGCTGATCATGCAGCTGGCCGACGAGGGTCTGCTCGAACTGGACACGCCGGTCCGCCACTACCTGCCGGAGCTGCGGCTCGGCGACCCGGACGCGGCGGAGACCGTGACCGTCCGGCAGCTGCTCTGCCACACCGGCGGCTTCGAGGGCGACCTGTTCACGGACACCGGCCGCGGCGACGACTGCGTGGCCCGGTTCGTCGCCACGCTCGGCGACACGCCGCAGCTGTTCCCGCCCGGCACCATGCTGTCCTACAACAACGCCGGGTTCGCGGTGCTCGGCCGGGTGGTGGAGGTGCTGCGCGGCCGGCCGTTCGACGTCTGCCTGCGCGAGTCGCTGGCGGTGCCGCTGGGCGTGACCGCGTTCGCCACCGACGCGTACGAGGCGATCCTGCACCGCACCGCGGTCGGCCACATCCGCCCGTCCGCGGACGCGCCGCTCGCGCCCGCGCCGGTCTGGTCGCTGCCCCGGTCCAACGCGCCGGCCGGCAGCATGCTGGCGATGAGCGCGGGCGACCTGCTGCTGTTCGCGCGGATGCACCTGTCCGGCGGCGCCGGCCTGCTCTCGCCGGACGGCGTCAAGGCCATGCAGCAGCGCGCCGCCGACCGTCCGGCGCCCGGCATGCCCGGCGCCGGCTGGGGACTCGGCTGGGAGATCATGAACGACGCCGGTACGGTCATCGGCCACGACGGCGGCACCATCGGCCAGGCCGCGTTCCTGCGCGTCGTCCCGGACCGCGACGTGGCCGCGGTGCTGCTCACCAACGGCGGCGACGCGGTCTCGCTCTACCTGTCGCTGCTCCCGCCGCTGCTGCGCGAGCTGACCGGCATCGCGCTGCCCGCGCCGGCCGAGGTCCCGGCCGACCCCGCGCCGTTCGACGCGGCCCGCTACCTCGGCGTCTACTCCTCCCGCGTCGCCGAGCTCACGGTCTCGCGGGACGGCGACGGCCGGGTCTGGCTGCACGACGCGCCGAAGGGCATCTTCACCCAGCTCGGCCCGCCCGCCCCGGCCCAGGAACTCGTCCACCTGACCGGCGACACGCTGATCGTCCGCGACCACCCCGGCCTCGCCCACCCGGTCTACGCCTTCCTCGGCGACGACGGCCACGGACGCTCGCTCTACCTGCACGGCGGGCGCGCCACGCGTCGCAGGGCGGTGCGGCAACCATGA
- a CDS encoding cyclic-phosphate processing receiver domain-containing protein: protein MLTLLIDDLRSFTDDRAALIARTSAEGIALLERHRGARIDELWLDHDLGGTDTSWPVVEVLERAAFEGAPFDVGVVYVHSANPPGVARLVGTLRRWGYDVRAVPGSPAVWYPG from the coding sequence ATGCTGACTCTCCTGATCGACGACCTGCGGTCGTTCACGGACGACCGCGCCGCGCTGATCGCCCGGACCAGCGCGGAGGGCATCGCGCTGCTGGAGCGGCACCGCGGCGCCCGCATCGACGAGCTGTGGCTGGACCACGACCTCGGCGGCACGGACACCAGCTGGCCGGTCGTCGAGGTGCTCGAACGCGCGGCCTTCGAGGGCGCCCCGTTCGACGTCGGCGTGGTGTACGTCCATTCGGCGAACCCGCCCGGCGTCGCACGGCTCGTCGGGACGTTGCGCCGCTGGGGCTACGACGTGCGCGCGGTTCCCGGCAGTCCCGCGGTGTGGTACCCGGGCTGA